The following proteins come from a genomic window of Gynuella sunshinyii YC6258:
- the nqrE gene encoding NADH:ubiquinone reductase (Na(+)-transporting) subunit E gives MEGLISLFVRTVFVENMALAFFLGMCTFLALSKKVETAIGLGIAVVVVQTITVPINNLLYNYVLRDGALAWAGFPNADLSFLGLLSYIGVIAAMVQILEMFLDKYVPALYNALGVFLPLITVNCAIMGGSLLMVERDYTFAESAVYGVGSGFGWALAIAALAGIREKLKYSDVPAGLQGLGITFITVGLMSLGFMSFSGISL, from the coding sequence ATGGAAGGATTGATTAGCCTTTTTGTCAGAACAGTCTTCGTTGAAAACATGGCTCTGGCGTTCTTCCTTGGGATGTGTACCTTTCTGGCACTTTCTAAGAAAGTCGAGACTGCTATTGGTCTTGGGATTGCAGTAGTTGTCGTGCAAACCATTACTGTACCTATTAACAACCTGCTTTATAACTATGTGTTGCGCGATGGTGCATTGGCATGGGCTGGTTTTCCTAATGCAGACCTTAGCTTTCTGGGATTATTGAGTTATATCGGCGTAATCGCTGCCATGGTTCAAATATTAGAAATGTTCCTGGATAAGTATGTTCCGGCTCTCTATAACGCATTGGGGGTGTTTTTACCGTTGATCACGGTGAACTGCGCTATTATGGGTGGTTCGCTGTTAATGGTTGAACGTGATTACACTTTTGCTGAAAGTGCTGTATATGGTGTGGGATCTGGCTTTGGCTGGGCGCTGGCCATTGCGGCTCTTGCCGGTATTCGTGAAAAACTCAAATACAGTGACGTGCCTGCTGGTCTGCAGGGCCTTGGCATCACCTTCATTACTGTTGGGCTGATGTCTCTTGGTTTTATGTCATTCTCTGGTATCAGCCTTTAA
- the nqrF gene encoding NADH:ubiquinone reductase (Na(+)-transporting) subunit F: MSTEIILGVVMFVVIVFALVAVILAARSQLVSSGNVKIMINDDPSKTLDVSAGGKLLQTLANSNVFLSSACGGGGTCAQCKCKVFEGGGSMLPTEEGHFTKGQAREGYRLACQVSVKQDMKIEVPAEVFGVKKWECTVESNPNVATFIKELTLKLPEGENVDFRAGGYVQLEAPPSHIKFSNFDIEEKFRGDWERFGFFNLETKIEEPVIRAYSMANYPEEKGVVKFNIRIATPPPGSNGIQPGLMSSFVFNLKPGDKMTVYGPFGEFFAKDTDAEMVFIGGGAGMAPMRSHIFDQLKRLHTKRKMSFWYGARSLKEVFYNDEYDMLAGENENFDWHLALSDPQPEDNWNGLTGFIHNVLYENYLRDHEAPEDCEYYMCGPPMMNAAVIKMLKDLGVEDENILLDDFGG, encoded by the coding sequence ATGAGTACAGAAATTATTCTTGGTGTAGTGATGTTTGTGGTGATCGTGTTTGCACTGGTCGCTGTTATCCTCGCCGCCCGCTCGCAATTAGTGAGTTCGGGAAATGTTAAAATCATGATTAATGATGATCCCAGTAAAACTTTAGACGTTTCTGCTGGTGGTAAGTTGCTTCAGACATTGGCTAACTCCAATGTATTCCTGTCATCTGCTTGTGGTGGTGGTGGTACCTGTGCACAGTGTAAATGTAAGGTTTTCGAAGGAGGTGGCTCTATGTTACCGACTGAAGAAGGCCACTTTACCAAAGGTCAGGCTCGTGAAGGCTATCGCCTTGCCTGTCAGGTATCTGTTAAACAGGATATGAAAATCGAAGTGCCAGCCGAAGTGTTTGGTGTCAAAAAGTGGGAATGCACGGTTGAGTCCAATCCCAATGTGGCCACCTTCATTAAAGAGCTGACGCTGAAGCTGCCAGAAGGGGAGAATGTTGACTTCCGAGCTGGTGGATATGTGCAACTTGAGGCACCTCCTTCACATATCAAGTTTTCGAATTTTGATATTGAAGAAAAGTTTCGTGGTGACTGGGAACGTTTTGGTTTCTTTAACCTTGAGACCAAAATTGAAGAGCCTGTTATTCGCGCTTATTCAATGGCGAATTATCCTGAAGAAAAAGGTGTGGTTAAATTCAATATTCGTATTGCTACTCCTCCTCCAGGAAGTAATGGTATTCAGCCAGGACTAATGTCATCTTTTGTTTTTAACCTGAAACCAGGTGACAAGATGACAGTATACGGGCCGTTTGGTGAGTTTTTCGCTAAAGATACAGATGCCGAAATGGTATTTATCGGCGGTGGTGCTGGTATGGCACCAATGCGCTCACATATCTTTGATCAGCTTAAGCGTCTTCATACCAAGCGTAAAATGAGCTTCTGGTATGGTGCGCGTTCACTGAAAGAAGTTTTTTACAATGATGAGTATGACATGCTGGCTGGCGAAAATGAGAATTTTGACTGGCACTTGGCTTTGTCCGATCCGCAGCCAGAAGATAACTGGAATGGCCTGACTGGATTTATCCATAATGTCTTGTATGAAAACTATCTTAGAGATCATGAAGCACCAGAAGATTGTGAGTATTACATGTGTGGTCCTCCAATGATGAATGCCGCAGTTATTAAGATGCTGAAAGATCTGGGTGTAGAAGACGAAAACATTCTGTTGGACGATTTCGGCGGATAA
- a CDS encoding Na(+)-translocating NADH-quinone reductase subunit A, with product MIEIKKGLDLPITGKPKQSIRDGKSVSSVAVVGFDYHGLKPTMKVKEGDKVKLGQILFSDKKNDGVVYTAPGAGVVKQINRGARRVFQSLVIDLEGDESESFESYESSQLAALSRDKVVSNLVNSGLWTALRTRPFSKVPKIDSTPNSIFVTAIDTNPLAADPAVIIAEQKESFVDGLAVLARLTEGKVFLCKASGADVPSGSAQVQEFGGKHPAGNAGTHIHFVDPVSRHKTVWTIGYQDVIAIGKLFTTGQLYVERVVAIAGPQVSDPGLVRTRIGANLLQLTADEVKPGENRLISGSVFGGRNSTAEVFAYLGRYHSQVSILKEGRDRDMLHYVRPGFNYFSVLNTFISSLSPSKKFDFDTSANGSERCFLPLGNFEKVMPLDILPAQLLRSLIVGDIDTAEKLGALELDEEDLSLCTFVCTGKYEYGAILRSSLTRIELEG from the coding sequence CTGAAACCCACTATGAAAGTCAAAGAGGGCGACAAGGTCAAACTCGGTCAAATCCTTTTCTCAGATAAAAAAAATGATGGGGTTGTCTACACTGCACCGGGTGCCGGTGTGGTTAAGCAGATCAACCGGGGTGCCCGTAGGGTATTCCAATCCCTCGTCATAGATCTGGAAGGAGATGAATCGGAGAGTTTTGAGAGTTATGAATCCAGTCAGTTGGCTGCATTATCTCGCGATAAGGTAGTAAGCAATCTGGTAAATTCGGGGCTTTGGACGGCTTTGCGGACCCGTCCATTCAGCAAAGTACCGAAGATTGACTCAACTCCTAACTCAATTTTTGTAACCGCCATTGACACGAATCCCCTGGCTGCAGATCCGGCAGTGATCATTGCTGAGCAAAAGGAGTCATTTGTTGATGGTTTGGCTGTTCTGGCGCGCTTGACCGAAGGAAAGGTTTTTCTGTGCAAGGCATCAGGCGCTGATGTTCCATCGGGTAGTGCTCAGGTTCAAGAATTCGGTGGCAAGCACCCTGCCGGTAACGCTGGTACTCATATCCATTTTGTCGATCCTGTCAGTCGTCACAAAACGGTTTGGACAATTGGGTATCAGGACGTTATTGCTATCGGAAAATTGTTCACCACTGGACAACTCTATGTTGAGCGTGTGGTCGCAATCGCAGGTCCTCAGGTCAGTGACCCTGGACTTGTCAGAACCCGTATCGGTGCCAATCTGCTGCAATTGACGGCTGATGAGGTTAAGCCGGGAGAAAATCGTTTGATTTCCGGTTCTGTCTTTGGTGGCCGTAATTCAACAGCTGAGGTATTTGCATATCTTGGGCGTTATCACAGTCAGGTGTCTATATTAAAAGAAGGTCGCGACCGCGACATGCTGCATTATGTGCGCCCCGGCTTTAACTACTTTTCTGTCCTGAACACATTTATTTCCAGTCTGTCTCCTTCGAAAAAATTCGATTTCGATACTTCAGCAAATGGTTCAGAAAGATGCTTCCTGCCGTTGGGTAATTTTGAGAAGGTCATGCCTTTGGATATATTGCCGGCGCAGTTGCTGAGAAGCCTTATAGTTGGCGACATCGATACTGCAGAAAAACTGGGCGCTTTGGAGCTGGATGAAGAAGACCTGTCTCTATGTACCTTTGTGTGTACCGGTAAGTATGAGTATGGCGCTATTTTGCGTTCCAGTCTGACGCGTATTGAGTTGGAGGGTTAA
- a CDS encoding NADH:ubiquinone reductase (Na(+)-transporting) subunit D, with amino-acid sequence MSSAIKKTLLGPILTNNPIALQILGICSALAVTSSMRVAFVMSVALTLVTAFSNLFISLIRNQIPSSIRIIVQMTIIASLVIVVDQILKAYAFEISKQLSVFVGLIITNCIVMGRAEAFAMANPPVPSFLDGIGNGLGYSAMLMTLGFIRELLGSGKLFGLTILPVVNDGGWYIPNGLLLLPPSAFFLIGIIIWGIRTYKKDQVEKAEFKMTKHVNKEAM; translated from the coding sequence ATGTCTTCAGCTATTAAGAAAACTCTACTGGGACCCATTCTGACTAACAACCCGATCGCATTACAGATTTTGGGAATTTGTTCAGCTCTTGCGGTTACGTCCAGTATGCGTGTGGCATTTGTAATGAGTGTTGCGCTGACGCTGGTAACGGCTTTTTCAAATTTATTTATCTCGCTGATACGGAATCAGATTCCTTCCAGTATCCGTATTATTGTGCAGATGACGATCATTGCTTCCTTGGTTATCGTGGTTGATCAGATACTCAAGGCGTATGCCTTTGAAATTTCCAAACAGTTGTCTGTGTTTGTGGGACTGATTATTACCAACTGTATCGTGATGGGGCGTGCTGAAGCATTTGCCATGGCAAACCCTCCTGTACCAAGTTTTCTTGACGGTATTGGGAATGGTTTGGGCTACTCAGCGATGTTGATGACACTGGGTTTTATTCGTGAGCTTCTGGGTTCCGGAAAATTGTTTGGGCTTACCATACTTCCGGTTGTAAATGATGGTGGTTGGTATATCCCTAATGGCCTGTTGCTGCTGCCTCCAAGTGCTTTCTTCCTGATTGGCATAATTATCTGGGGTATACGTACCTACAAGAAAGATCAGGTTGAGAAAGCAGAGTTCAAGATGACGAAACATGTTAATAAGGAGGCAATGTAA
- a CDS encoding NADH:ubiquinone reductase (Na(+)-transporting) subunit B, with protein sequence MGLRKILDDLEPHFTKGGKFEKLFVIYEMIDTATYKPSIVTHSSSHVRDHNDMKRIMILVWMAALLPMVVGMFNLGYQANSAISAGLPVGDGWREALIGLFAGNDPTSGWDNFWYGFWYYMPIYITIFIVGGIWEAIFAGVRGHEINEGFFVTSILFALACPPSIPLWAVALGISFGVVFGKEVFGGTGKNFLNPALSGRAFLFFAYPMFMSGDSVWVAVDGFSGATALSVAASQGLDAQGTLNGLTWIQAFLGNMAGSVGETSTLAILISGAFLMITGVASWRIVSGVMIGMVATALLFNAISSDTNPMFSLPPQWHLVLGGYAFGMIFMATDPVSASMTNKGKWIFGALIGFMVVTIRVANPAFPEGMMLAILFANLFAPIIDHFVVQANIKRRAARV encoded by the coding sequence GTGGGATTGAGAAAAATTCTGGATGATCTCGAACCGCATTTTACGAAAGGCGGAAAGTTCGAGAAGTTGTTTGTGATCTATGAAATGATCGACACAGCAACTTATAAACCAAGCATCGTTACCCATTCTTCGTCTCATGTACGCGACCATAATGATATGAAGCGTATTATGATCCTGGTATGGATGGCGGCGTTACTACCCATGGTAGTAGGGATGTTTAATCTCGGCTATCAGGCCAATAGTGCCATATCTGCAGGCTTACCCGTTGGTGATGGATGGCGTGAAGCATTGATCGGGCTGTTTGCCGGGAATGACCCGACGAGTGGTTGGGATAACTTCTGGTATGGTTTCTGGTATTACATGCCTATCTATATCACCATCTTTATTGTCGGCGGTATTTGGGAAGCTATCTTCGCAGGTGTGCGTGGCCATGAAATCAATGAAGGCTTTTTTGTAACCTCCATTTTGTTTGCCCTGGCTTGTCCGCCGAGTATTCCGCTGTGGGCAGTCGCTCTCGGTATTTCCTTTGGTGTTGTATTTGGCAAGGAAGTGTTTGGGGGAACCGGTAAAAACTTCCTGAACCCAGCACTCTCTGGTCGGGCATTTCTGTTCTTTGCATATCCTATGTTTATGTCTGGTGATTCCGTATGGGTTGCTGTGGACGGTTTTTCCGGTGCGACTGCACTCAGTGTGGCAGCTTCACAGGGGTTGGATGCTCAGGGAACGTTGAACGGATTGACGTGGATACAAGCATTTCTTGGAAATATGGCTGGTTCGGTTGGTGAGACATCTACGCTGGCCATTCTGATATCAGGTGCGTTTCTGATGATTACCGGTGTTGCTTCATGGCGCATTGTGTCTGGAGTAATGATTGGAATGGTGGCAACAGCATTACTATTTAATGCGATTAGCTCAGATACCAATCCTATGTTTAGTTTGCCTCCTCAGTGGCATCTGGTGCTGGGTGGTTATGCCTTTGGTATGATTTTCATGGCGACAGATCCGGTTTCTGCCTCTATGACGAATAAAGGTAAATGGATTTTTGGTGCACTGATTGGCTTTATGGTAGTAACCATTCGGGTTGCTAATCCGGCGTTTCCGGAAGGCATGATGCTGGCTATTCTGTTTGCTAATTTGTTTGCTCCAATCATCGACCACTTTGTTGTTCAAGCAAACATCAAGAGGAGGGCGGCTCGTGTCTGA
- a CDS encoding FAD:protein FMN transferase, which translates to MAFFAIMAATGCSVSGQDEIQTFYGQALGTSYSIKYVGEKNKVGKYQHGVNSVLDRIDQSMSTYLKKSELNRFNDAPVGEPFHMSDDLFYVVSQAQIISEKSVGAFDITVEPLVDLWGFGPSDRPDIVPDKAELTKAFDMVGYSALQMDTATHTVTKIAPREIDLSAIAKGYAVDKVAEYLDSLNISAYLVEVGGEMRLKGKKPNGDSWRVAIETPESGAGGIYRILPLSDRAIATSGDYRNYFEVNGKRYSHTIDPKTGFPIDHPLVSVSVITDSCAIADGWATAMMVLGTRSALELAEKEQLAVFLIEKTADGFKEYKSSLFDNYEFKR; encoded by the coding sequence ATGGCATTTTTTGCCATCATGGCAGCCACGGGCTGTTCTGTTTCTGGCCAGGATGAAATTCAAACGTTTTATGGTCAGGCCTTGGGAACCAGCTACTCTATTAAGTACGTTGGTGAAAAAAATAAGGTAGGCAAGTATCAGCATGGTGTGAATAGTGTGCTGGACCGTATTGATCAGTCGATGTCTACGTATTTGAAAAAGTCTGAGCTTAACCGATTTAATGACGCCCCGGTCGGTGAACCGTTTCATATGTCTGATGATTTGTTCTACGTTGTTTCGCAGGCTCAGATCATCAGTGAAAAAAGTGTTGGTGCATTTGACATTACAGTTGAACCGCTGGTTGATTTATGGGGGTTCGGACCAAGTGATAGGCCGGATATCGTTCCAGATAAAGCGGAGTTAACTAAAGCATTTGATATGGTGGGATATTCCGCGTTGCAGATGGATACAGCTACTCACACTGTCACTAAAATAGCGCCAAGAGAGATTGATTTGTCCGCAATTGCCAAAGGTTATGCCGTTGATAAGGTTGCAGAGTACCTGGACAGCCTCAATATTTCTGCATATCTGGTGGAGGTTGGCGGTGAAATGCGCTTGAAGGGCAAGAAACCTAACGGCGACAGTTGGCGAGTTGCTATAGAGACGCCGGAAAGCGGTGCCGGAGGTATATATCGGATTTTACCGTTATCTGACCGGGCTATCGCAACATCAGGTGATTATCGCAATTATTTTGAGGTCAACGGGAAAAGATATTCCCATACGATTGATCCCAAAACCGGCTTTCCGATTGATCATCCATTGGTTTCGGTGAGTGTGATTACTGATAGCTGCGCTATTGCTGATGGATGGGCTACAGCGATGATGGTTCTGGGTACCAGGTCTGCTCTGGAGTTGGCTGAGAAAGAGCAGTTGGCTGTGTTTTTGATTGAGAAAACGGCCGATGGTTTTAAAGAATATAAAAGTTCGTTGTTTGATAACTACGAGTTTAAGAGGTGA
- the nqrM gene encoding (Na+)-NQR maturation NqrM translates to MSTFIVVFFAMVIFTALMAVGVMMGRKPITGSCGGMAALGMDVACDICGGDKSICEDEVEKAKRISQKSASLAYDATAK, encoded by the coding sequence ATGAGTACGTTTATTGTTGTATTTTTTGCCATGGTTATATTTACCGCGTTGATGGCTGTTGGCGTAATGATGGGTAGAAAACCCATTACTGGGAGTTGTGGTGGTATGGCTGCGCTGGGTATGGATGTGGCCTGTGATATCTGCGGTGGGGATAAAAGCATTTGCGAGGATGAGGTTGAAAAAGCTAAAAGGATTAGTCAAAAAAGTGCCAGTTTGGCTTATGACGCCACTGCAAAATAG
- the sthA gene encoding Si-specific NAD(P)(+) transhydrogenase, translating to MAEYSYDVVVIGTGPAGESAAMNAGKKGKTVALIDSRAEVGGGCTHKGTIPSKALRHAVHAVMKFNRTPLFRAIAEPTLLSFPEVNASAQQVISKQVSMRRRFYSRNHFKIFNGHARFVDPNTVEVQTSQSTKDILHAEHVVIATGSRPYRPDNVDFSHPMVFDSDTILTLNRTPRRIIIYGAGVIGCEYASIFNGLGCKVDLVNPGARLLAYMDDEISDALSYHMRGHGVLIRHNEMFESLHGYDDYVELKLQSGKVIKADAFLWANGRAGNTDDLGLENAGLEANSRGQLEVDRFYRTKTDNIFAVGDVIGAPSLASAAYDQGRAASGAIVNDSSYIFFENIPNGIYTIPEISSVGKNERELTKAKIPYEVGKAYFKDTARAQITGEDVGVLKILFHRETLELLGIHCFGDQAAEILHIGQAIMEQKNGGNTLEYFVTHTFNYPTMAEAYRVAALNGLNRL from the coding sequence ATGGCTGAATACAGTTATGATGTTGTCGTTATTGGCACTGGACCTGCGGGAGAAAGTGCTGCTATGAATGCCGGCAAAAAGGGCAAGACTGTTGCGCTGATAGATTCCCGAGCTGAGGTTGGAGGTGGTTGTACTCATAAAGGAACGATTCCTTCCAAGGCGCTCCGTCATGCAGTGCATGCTGTTATGAAATTTAACAGAACACCGCTGTTCAGAGCTATTGCAGAGCCAACCCTGCTGTCTTTTCCTGAAGTTAATGCCAGTGCCCAACAGGTCATTAGCAAGCAGGTAAGTATGCGTCGTCGTTTTTACAGTCGTAACCATTTTAAGATTTTTAATGGCCATGCGCGATTTGTGGATCCCAATACTGTTGAGGTTCAAACCAGTCAAAGCACCAAAGATATCTTACATGCTGAGCATGTTGTCATTGCAACTGGTTCCCGCCCATACCGTCCTGATAATGTCGATTTTAGTCATCCTATGGTGTTTGACAGCGACACTATACTGACCCTGAACAGAACCCCTCGTCGTATCATTATTTATGGGGCTGGGGTTATTGGTTGTGAGTATGCTTCAATTTTTAATGGTTTGGGTTGCAAGGTTGACCTGGTTAACCCAGGGGCGAGATTGCTGGCATATATGGATGATGAAATTTCAGATGCCTTGAGTTATCACATGCGTGGTCACGGAGTGTTGATTCGTCATAATGAAATGTTTGAGAGTCTTCATGGTTATGATGATTATGTTGAGTTGAAGCTTCAAAGTGGAAAAGTCATTAAAGCGGATGCATTTTTATGGGCCAATGGTCGCGCAGGGAATACTGATGATCTTGGTCTTGAAAATGCAGGCTTGGAAGCAAATTCTCGTGGTCAGCTTGAGGTTGATCGGTTTTATCGGACAAAGACGGACAATATCTTTGCCGTTGGCGATGTAATTGGTGCTCCAAGTCTGGCCAGCGCTGCATATGATCAGGGTAGAGCCGCTTCTGGTGCTATTGTAAACGATTCGAGCTATATCTTTTTTGAAAATATACCGAATGGTATTTATACCATTCCAGAGATCAGTTCTGTTGGTAAAAACGAACGCGAACTGACAAAAGCAAAGATTCCATATGAAGTAGGTAAGGCTTATTTTAAAGATACAGCCAGGGCGCAGATTACTGGTGAAGATGTAGGTGTGTTAAAAATTCTGTTTCATCGTGAGACATTGGAGTTATTGGGGATTCACTGTTTTGGTGATCAGGCTGCAGAGATTCTTCATATCGGCCAAGCTATTATGG
- a CDS encoding Na(+)-translocating NADH-quinone reductase subunit C, translating into MSDKNSIGNTIKIAFLTCLACSIVVSMAAVSLKPIQEVNKANQVRRSVLEAANIYTTGKPVAKQFEAVTTHIVDLRTGEYTDAVDADGYDQKVAAKDPSMSEVLPPSEDTASIKRQEYYSKVYTIEKSGQLQTLVLPVRGYGLWSTMYGFIALDKDLNTVVGFGFYEQGETPGLGGEVDNPKWKALWPGKKLFADDGSLAIAVKKGNIDPNNQYQVDHVVDGLSGATLTTRGVDNLVHFWMGENGYGPFLKNLAKGEV; encoded by the coding sequence GTGTCTGATAAAAATTCCATTGGCAATACCATAAAAATTGCTTTCCTAACCTGTTTGGCATGCTCAATTGTCGTATCTATGGCGGCAGTTTCGTTAAAGCCTATACAGGAAGTTAACAAAGCAAACCAGGTTCGTCGGAGTGTTTTGGAAGCGGCCAATATTTATACAACTGGTAAACCTGTTGCCAAGCAGTTTGAAGCGGTAACCACTCACATTGTTGACTTACGCACAGGTGAGTACACCGATGCAGTTGATGCTGACGGTTATGATCAGAAAGTGGCGGCTAAAGACCCATCAATGAGTGAGGTTTTACCCCCATCTGAAGACACTGCATCTATCAAGCGTCAGGAGTATTACTCCAAGGTCTATACCATCGAAAAAAGTGGGCAGCTGCAGACGTTGGTTCTACCTGTTCGTGGATATGGTCTTTGGTCAACCATGTATGGATTTATTGCCCTGGATAAAGATTTGAATACCGTAGTTGGTTTCGGATTTTATGAGCAGGGTGAAACTCCGGGGTTGGGTGGTGAAGTTGATAATCCAAAATGGAAAGCCTTGTGGCCAGGTAAAAAGCTCTTTGCTGATGATGGCTCTCTGGCGATAGCGGTAAAAAAAGGAAACATAGACCCTAACAACCAATATCAAGTAGATCATGTGGTTGATGGTTTGTCTGGCGCAACTCTGACAACACGCGGTGTTGATAACCTGGTCCATTTTTGGATGGGTGAAAATGGGTATGGGCCTTTCCTGAAGAACTTGGCAAAAGGGGAGGTGTAA